One Ranitomeya variabilis isolate aRanVar5 chromosome 5, aRanVar5.hap1, whole genome shotgun sequence DNA window includes the following coding sequences:
- the LOC143775544 gene encoding uncharacterized protein LOC143775544 — translation MDQVVSRRLWAEVAKSLWDGFDSASAKAKGNFMKKLRTRWRSMKDRFNKGIRAAEEQARSGAAASKSVPYKYNRALQFLRPVLTRRQTHSSTLERARPAGADLHESPSDPSQPSHSDSRLAPPSGEPAAGPSGVPLHEASGAPSFGNSRQRQRASDRPAMPEFLHLSTVFQNCFKALSDKMDTRLSSIERRLENLEAELSNPAKHFLSTIGKGMVEHLTPELQISVMQDCNTSYVRALQQARVMQSATLPVVPSLASMTPTTAAEPLQPPHPGPSAERRHHRHHSSVPPTPAPARPSSSRSHHSRGDRGKKRKRKHKSKRTRTEALAAPVQTTSRRRGSSRSRSSQSQPRTSQRLVLPPPSPTEVAVSSPLYPAEGLDLPSSLLDYNRSTSSSSSSSSSFSAPHSQKETYHSPMVAQVDTP, via the exons atggaccaggtggtgtcgaggcgtttgtgggcagaggtggcaaagtcgctgtgggatggctttgacagtgcctcagcgaaggccaaaggcaacttta tgaaaaagttgaggaccagatggcgatccatgaaggaccgtttcaataaggggatccgtgctgcggaggagcaagctcggagtggtgctgctgcgtccaagtcggtgccctataaatataacagggcactccagttcctaagaccggtccttacccgccgaca gacacacagcagcaccctcgagcgagctcgccccgcaggagcggaccttcatgaatcgccatctgacccgtcacagccctcccacagcgacagcaggcttgcaccaccatctggagaaccggcagccggtccatcaggtgttcccctgcacgaggcctctggcgcaccttcgtttgggaattcccgacagcgccagcgggcctcggacaggccagccatgcccgaatttttgcatttgagcacggttttccagaactgtttcaaggcgctgagcgataaaatggacactcgtctgtccagtatcgaacggcgccttgaaaatctggaagccgagctctcaaatccggcaaaacattttttaagcactattggtaagggcatggtggaacaccttacgccggaactccagatttcggtgatgcaggactgcaacacttcctacgtgagggctctgcagcaggctcgggtcatgcagtcagcgacactgcccgtagtgccatcgctggctagcatgactccgactactgctgcagagccactccagccaccccaccctggtccaagtgccgagcgacgccaccacaggcaccatagcagtgtgccgccgactcctgctcctgccaggccctcatcctcccgcagccatcattctaggggagatcgtggaaagaaaaggaaaagaaaacacaaaagcaagaggacacgcactgaggctctggctgctccagtacaaacaacaagtagacgtcggggctctagccgcagcaggagcagccagagccaaccaagaacctcacaaaggctcgtgttgcctcctccctcccctacagaggtggcggtttcctccccattataccctgcggagggtttagacctgccatccagcctcctggactataataggtcaacatcctcctcctcgtcgtcatcatcctcattttccgctccccattcccaaaaagaaacctaccattcccccatggtggcacaggttgataccccctaa